From Anopheles coluzzii chromosome 3, AcolN3, whole genome shotgun sequence, the proteins below share one genomic window:
- the LOC120955508 gene encoding protein PPP1R35 homolog, giving the protein MGKNKHGKRKQYLNNVDVPVSKTTANVLKSSAGENVLPPPPAKSILKPSVPVSSTRPSTKLQAPSATTSAGAGASAATSGAGATKYKQPELHTTLGLSKRIETVQKMEAPSINSIGQLTPSSKKRVNAMVTKHLNHLYDQVVFKKLAPVNVNDTVLVPTTRSRLGDAKARYVFKDKKDPEPVLSDYLRPIPPFTFHFVPHIPTAQLGRVAAGDSWNNFHNIEYVMRIMEEH; this is encoded by the exons atggggaaaaataaGCATGGAAAACGGAAGCAGTACCTCAACAACGTGGACGTTCCCGTATCGAAAACGACCGCAAACGTGCTGAAATCATCTGCTGGTGAAAATGtgctaccaccaccgccggctAAATCAATCCTAAAACCGTCCGTACCTGTATCTTCCACCCGACCATCCACAAAACTGCAAGCTCCGTCGGCTACAACTTCCGCCGGAGCAGGAGCTTCGGCTGCGACTTCCGGTGCTGGTGCTACGAAATACAAACAACCGGAACTGCACACAACGCTCGGTCTTAGTAAACGGATCGAGACGGTCCAGAAGATGGAAGCTCCCTCGATTAACAGCATCGGCCAGCTGACCCCGAGCAGTAAAAAGCGCGTAAATGCTATG GTCACGAAACATCTGAACCATCTGTACGATCAGGTCGTGTTTAAGAAGCTGGCACCGGTGAACGTGAACGACACGGTGCTGGTGCCGACCACCCGCAGCCGGCTCGGTGACGCCAAGGCCCGGTACGTGTTCAAGGACAAAAAAGACCCGGAACCGGTGCTGAGCGACTATCTGCGCCCGATACCGCCGTTTACGTTTCACTTTGTGCCGCACATTCCGACCGCCCAGCTGGGCCGCGTCGCTGCCGGTGACTCGTGGAACAACTTCCACAACATCGAGTACGTGATGCGGATCATGGAGGAGCACTGA
- the LOC120960109 gene encoding alpha-N-acetylgalactosaminidase, which produces MQTQRKSKGGTAMKRATMLLATVLCIGVLPACIYSLENGLARTPPMGWLSWERFRCNTDCEGDPENCISEHLFRTMADLVVSEGYAAVGYEYINVDDCWLEKSRGPRGELVADRRRFPSGMKALANYVHAKGLKFGIYEDYGNYTCAGYPGILGFSANDAAQFASWDVDYVKLDGCYSLPIDMDHGYPEFGRNLNATGRPMIYSCSWPVYQIYAGMNPNYSSIIQHCNLWRNYDDIQDSWASLESIIDYYGNNQDAIIPNAGPGHWNDPDMLIIGNFGLSYEQSKTQMALWAIMAAPLMMSVDLRTIRPEFKAILQNRKIIAVDQDPLGIQGRRIYKHKGIEIWSRPITPIYQTYYSYAIAFVNRRTDGTPSDVAVTLRELGLISPTGYRVEDLYEEVDYGVLSPQTKIKVKVNPSGVVILRADVQPERFSKRPYNPIFYRYPN; this is translated from the exons ATGCAAACACAGCGCAAAAGTAAAGGAGGGACAGCGATGAAACGCGCCACGATGCTGCTCGCCACTGTGCTGTGCATTGGTGTGCTGCCGGCCTGCATCTACAGTCTCGAAAACGGACTCGCCAGGACGCCACCGATGGGATGGCTGTCGTGGGAGCGCTTCCGCTGCAATACGGACTGCGAGGGTGATCCGGAAAATTGTATCAG tGAGCACCTATTCCGTACGATGGCCGACCTGGTCGTGAGCGAAGGATATGCCGCCGTCGGCTACGAGTACATCAACGTGGACGACTGCTGGCTGGAGAAGTCGCGTGGACCGCGCGGTGAGCTGGTCGCCGACCGGCGTCGCTTCCCCAGTGGCATGAAGGCGCTGGCCAATTACGTCCACGCCAAGGGCCTTAAGTTCGGCATCTACGAAGACTACGGTAACTACACGTGTGCCGGATATCCGGGCATTCTGGGCTTCTCGGCGAACGATGCCGCCCAGTTCGCTTCCTGGGACGTGGACTACGTCAAGCTGGACGGGTGCTACTCGCTGCCGATCGACATGGACCATGGGTATCCGGAGTTTGGCCGCAATCTGAATGCCACCGGGCGGCCGATGATCTACTCCTGCAGCTGGCCAGTTTACCAGATCTACGCCGGCATGAAT CCCAACTACTCGTCCATCATTCAGCACTGCAATCTGTGGCGCAACTATGACGACATCCAGGACTCGTGGGCCTCGTTGGAGAGCATCATCGATTACTACGGCAACAATCAGGATGCCATCATCCCGAACGCTGGCCCGGGGCATTGGAACGATCCGGACATG TTGATCATCGGCAACTTCGGACTCAGCTACGAACAGTCCAAAACACAGATGGCGCTTTGGGCGATTATGGCTGCACCGCTGATGATGTCCGTTGATCTGCGCACGATCCGGCCCGAGTTTAAGGCGATTCTGCAGAACCGCAAAATTATTGCGGTCGATCAAGATCCGCTCGGCATCCAGGGGCGAAGAATCTATAAG CACAAGGGCATCGAGATCTGGTCTCGGCCGATCACACCGATCTACCAGACGTACTACTCGTACGCGATTGCCTTCGTCAACCGGCGAACGGACGGCACCCCGTCGGATGTGGCCGTGACCCTGCGCGAGCTGGGCCTCATTTCGCCCACGGGCTACAGGGTTGAG GACCTGTACGAGGAAGTCGACTACGGAGTGCTGAGCCCCCAGACCAAGATTAAGGTGAAGGTGAACCCATCGGGTGTGGTGATACTGCGGGCCGACGTTCAGCCGGAGCGTTTCTCCAAGAGACCGTACAATCCAATCTTCTATCGCTATCCTAACTAA